DNA sequence from the Drosophila sechellia strain sech25 chromosome 3L, ASM438219v1, whole genome shotgun sequence genome:
TTGCGAATCACGGATACTACTGCCCGGAGGCCTACAATCCGGCGGATTTCCTAATAGGTGTCCTGGCGACCGATCCTGGCTATGAGCAGGCCTCTCAGAGATCGGCCCAACACCTATGTGATCAGTTTGCCGTCAGCTCGGCGGCCAAGCAGCGGGATATGCTGGTTAATCTGGAGATTCACATGGCCCAGTCGGGCAACTTTCCCTTCGACACGGAGGTGGAGTCCTTCAGGGGCGTGGCCTGGTACAAGCGCTTCCACGTAGTGTGGCTAAGGGCATCGCTAACTTTGCTAAGGGATCCCACGATTCAATGGTTGCGGTTCATCCAAAAGATCGCAATGGCATTTATTATCGGAGCCTGTTTTGCCGGAACCACGGAACCCTCACAGTTGGGCGTGCAGGCTGTTCAGGGAGCACTTTTCATCATGATATCGGAGAACACCTACCATCCCATGTACTCCGTGCTGAATCTCTTTCCGCAGGGATTTCCGCTGTTCATGCGGGAAACCCGATCCGGACTCTACTCCACGGGACAATATTATGCCGCCAATATACTGGCTTTGGTAAGTGTTGTAACgagctaattaaattaaatttaaaaaggaGCATAAATTTTCACTTGTTTGTCAATAGCTGCCTGGCATGATAATTGAGCCCCTGATATTCGTCATAATCTGCTACTGGCTGACGGGTCTGAGATCCACCTTTTATGCCTTCGGAGTGACTGCCATGTGCGTGGTGCTGGTGATGAATGTGGCCACAGCCTGCGGTTGCTTCTTTTCCACGGCCTTCAATTCGGTGCCGCTGGCAATGGCTTACTTGGTGCCCTTGGATTACATATTCATGATCACCTCGGGAATCTTTATACAAGTGAAGTGGGTGATTAAATTGATACTTATTATTAACTTGGTTTCAAGGAACACTCAACTTTCAGCTCGCTGCCAGTGGCGTTTTGGTGGACACAATTCCTCTCATGGATGCTGTATGCCAATGAGGCAATCACCGCTGCTCAATGGTCTGGAGTGCAGAATATTAGTAAGTTTAAACAAGATAAACCGTTAAAgattaatattaattgaaatttgaaCAGCCTGCTTCCAGGAGAGCGCCGACTTGCCCTGCTTTCACACGGGTCAGGATGTCCTGGACAAGTACAGCTTCAACGAGAGCAACATCTATCGCAATCTACTGGCCATGGTGGGTCTTTACTTTGGCTTCCATCTACTGGGATATTACTGCCTTTGGCGAAGGGCCCGAAAGCTGTGAGGAGGGATTCGGTTTGAGTGCTGTAAATATACTTACTACAGAGCTATGAACTCATCCAATAAACAATGCCTagaattttcaaattaataGCGCCATTTATTAacacaatttgtttttttatttcctttgTTTGGAGCACAATGAAACACATTTACTTAGACTGTGCTTAGTTTTGTCCTTACCAACTTGAAACTGAACATCAAAGCTAATCAACAACGAGTTCAATACACGCATACACTTAtgattatataaaatatataggaTACTTTATACTCAGTTAAATTATAGTTCGTAGCTAGGCGTAGTCAAAGTGGACGAGAGGCATTCGTAAAATTTGCAAGTTAAAACTAAGTAACAAAAggttataaaataatttatgcatcttttcattttcttcaTAGAAATCACAGCGagaattttgtttgtttttctttgggTTTCGTTTGTTTAtgcttgcattttttttaaatatatgtatttatacttAGTGTTGATGCTTTCAGCAACATTGAGACATACAGACATCGAAACACATTTAACATTACTTTTAAACAATACTATTTCAAGACATAACGTATTAGATACTCTCTCCACCTCAACTTATACTCTAGTAAATATCGTTTGTGCAACAATTCAAAAAGTTTTCATGTTGCTCCTCAATTGACagatttttggttttagtTGTTAAGAAAAAACATCAGCTAAGAACAGCGTCAAAAACCGATGTCATATTTCTTTTCGATATGGTATGTAATGTATGCTGTCCCTTAGTTTggtgtaaaaatattttgctggGGAATGCAATCGAGTCATGCAACATTgaatatttccttttcatAACTGCATGTTATAGGTTTTCATgaatgaaaataacttcaagTGATCATAGAttgtaaattatatttttatatgttcatATACGAAGACTAACGCCATCTATCGTTCACAATTGTATTCCCCAACATCAAGTAACAACTAATTATTCGATTGACATTGAACATTAAATTCGATTTCTTTTGCCCGCGTATGCCCTTTGAACTTACATGCTACTGCAAACACACATAGGAACCTTACACACCTACACTCCTTTGCAAGGACTCTGCCCCAAACTTACAACCTATCGAATGCCTAGCAGTTCTAACAATGCTCTTTGGTACCCAGTTGAAGTGCAACATTATGCTTTCGTACATTGGTTTTATGTGTGATATGGAATTCACGTTTGTTGGTGCCCTGAAACGCTAACTGAGGAACATGTAAAGCTACAATAAATGCGAGATCATACAGGGGGGGTTGTGGGGGAGAAGCTGTAAGTACAGTCGAACTTCCCTAGCGAGAACCACAAAAGCGCTATTGTGCATCAATgggtatttaatatttcaaaaaaaaactttgtgCTTCTCAATATGCAGATATGACATTTAGGTATTAacattttgtaattatttttagaTTAACTGTTTACTTAACTATtctgttttttatatttttaagaaaGGCTTATTTATCTGTTTTCTATACGGAATTTTTATTGGAAGGTTAATAATAAATGTACTGTAATTATCCTTGGTAATTCGAAAGTATATTGTtgttaaatattgttaaaatgtttttatgttgcatttaatttaattcgcTTAAATAATCTTTAGACAGCTTTTACATATATGGTTTCCTTATTATCGTTTTGATATTTCTGTAGCTGTGATAATACGGAAGTGTCCTGCTAAAGAAGTTCGACTCCAAGCCAAATCAATCAATATATCCTTGCCCCAAACCGTTAACTCCACCTTATCCTTACCGATAGTCCTACCTCTAAGGCTCAGCGAAGTGCCTTCGGTTTTGTACATATTTACACGGCTGCCTGTGCATCCCTTCGTCGCTTACGTGCTGACATCCTGCAGGAGTGCGGTCCTCGGACTACTCGCTCCTCCGCCACCCGTGCCCTGTGCGGAAACCGATCCGTTCGTGCTGCTGATGAGCACCATGCTCCGGCTGTTGGGCAGGACAAACACCTCGGAGGTCAGCTGGCCAATGGGGCTCATCGACTGCGAGGTCTTGATGGGACTGCGGTTGGGTTCCAGTGAGGCTGTGCGTGGCTGCCAGTCCTGCGATGAGTTCTCCGTGGAGGATTGGCCGGGCACGGAGCCACCGCTCTCCAGAGTTCCGGGTGCCGTCTGCGTGGAGCTCTGGCTCTCGTTGGACAGGAGTCGCGTGGTGGTCGAGGTGGTGAAACTAGCCGCAATGGTGGTCACCGAGCGGCGCTTCTTCTGCTGCGAGGAGGAGTTCGATGATCCCGACGAGGATGTGAAGGGCGCTGCTGTGGTGGTCACCGTCTCCGTCACATTGAAACTCACAATTGTGTCTCGTTTTCTCAATGTGGTGGTGGTTGAGCTGCTCGTTTCACCGCGGAGATTCTGTTGCTGCTTGTTGCTCAGATCGGAAAGACTGATGTTGTTCTTCAGCAGGATCTCCAAGTTCTCAATGGAGTCCTTCAGTCCGATCTTCTCGTCCCGGGCTATCTCATCCTTTAGATCCGCCACCAGTGTCCTCGGCGGAGCAGTAGGCGTGGCCAAGGACTTACTTGCCCCACCGCACTCCGAACAACTGTCGGTGGCGGTGGGATTCGCATTCGATAGTGGATTACCACCTCGCAGGATGGCGGGCAGAGCGCCAATGGTAACCACACTGGAACTGTTCGAAATGCTGGGCGTTATGCCCGTGGAGCTACTCACCGTTGTGCCGAAGGAGGAGGATATGTTATGCTGCCGGCAGAGCGACTTCCTCCGCTGCGCCGTCAAGTTCTGCATATTGGAGTTCATATCAATGTCCGGCGAGGGCAGCAAGTCGTCCTCCTGTTCCGTGGAACCCTGCTCCTTCACCTGCTCCGCCTGTTTCTCCGTGGCTGTTCCGCTGTCCAACTTCTCCGGCTCCTTTGTCAAGGTCAAGGTCTTTGGTGGTTCCACCTCGGTCTTGGCCAACTCCAACTCTTTGGCATCTATGTGCCTCCTGCCCTTGAGGAAGTAGGTGATCATGGAGCCCTTGCCCTTCACATCCACGCTGCCGCGACAGGTGAGCTCGAAGCCTCGCCCCTCGAGTATCTGCTGCATCTCCTGTGTCACCTGGCCAGGTTTGGAAAGAAGGAGGCGGAAATAGAGAACGAGCGATAACATAAATTCTGTCTGACAAGTTCAACGGCTCGGCTTTTATTTATTCACCCGCTCACCCGTGGCCAAGTAATTCATGATAACACCCAGGACCACTGCTCCACAGCTCCCACGCCTGTTCCATACTCCCCCCATTCGCAACCCAATCCCCCCGAGCGTCGCTCGCTTAATAATTTACTTCCCTTGCAAATTTGGGCCTCCACTGCTTCGTTTTATTGACAGCATCGAAGCACGGCAGATAAAATCAAGTGCGCATTTTTATTTGAAGCTGAACTCACGCATATCAATACATTAGGGTGGACCATGATCAATAAGTAACTATGTAtgtgcaaaatattttaattatacgAAAGAAAAATCAATAGATATTTTTATGCCactgatttaaaaaaaaatggtactAATTCAAGTGAAAGTAATTCAACTGatgattaaattttatttgtaaatgttaaaaaaattaatttttaaatttaatatatatattaatgttAATTATTTTACTGTCCCTTGAGTAACAAACATTAAGTTagaagaaaattaaattccattgCATCGAAATTCAAAATCGAAATTTACCCTTCATTCAAAGtatctttatttttggttgtCTATCTATATCTGTGCCCTTTTTTTCATCTGTCTGCGTCGGAAAAGTTTTCGGTGACACTAAAACTTTCGCACTGAAGTGGTCAGCCCAGGTGGCCATTGAttaggtgggcgtggcaccgcCCTTAAGCCCAAACCCAACAAGTTTCGCAACAAGCATTTCGCCAGCTTTTGCCAAAAGCGAGAACTTTggatggcaaaaaaaaatggagcAGCTTATATCCAGCTGAGTGCCCGCGATTAGGCGATGATTGCATTAAGACTCACCTGGATGTGATCCACCAAACCTGTGGAGTCCATTCGCGAAGCCACATTGACGGCGTTACCCCAAATGTCATATTGGGGCTTGCAGGCTCCAATAACGCCAGCCACCACAGGACCAATATTTATGCCTGCAAACACCGAAGTTACAAGACAAGGAACACTCAGAAAAATAATTTAGTGTtgcaaaaaatttttaaaaattacaaatcaCTGCCTTAGCAAATAGAAAATATTATGAATTGGTCCTATTATTATGGTTCTATTTTATCTTCATCTTTTTAATTGTAAGAAAAAACTAGAAGTTGCTAAGAAATGGATCTGATGATCCTTTAAAACTGTATCTTAAAAATCTTGTCAAGCTCAATATTCTCACCTATTCGCATGCGAAAGTTGTTGAAGGAGTGCATGTTGACCTCCTCGATCTTGTCGAACAGCTGGAGGGCGTAGTCGGCCATGGCGGTCACGTGGCTGAAGTTCACCCGGTCGCAGGTGTTCGCCGTGAGTCCGGATGCCGCCATGTAAGTGGCGCCCGTGCTCTTGATTTTCTCGATGCAGCTGCCGGAGGAGAGAGGAGTAGACGATGGTGGCCGGAAATGGACCAGCACGCAAAGTGGTTAACACCGTTTAGGCCAGAATGAGGAAGGGGAAACGCTGGCGCTGCATGGGCGGGCGACTTACCGGAAGCGCTCCTCGCTGAGCAGCTCGTCGAAGTCGGCGATAATCTCGTTGAGCAGCCGCAGGCACTCCACGCCCTCGTTGTTGCCCTCCAGTTCCACGTAGAACTCGGAGAAGTTGGGTATGCTGGCGAACAGAATGCAAACCGAGTCGCACTGCTCGTGGTACAGGTCCTGCAACAAAGTCAATCgaaaattcaattacaatCCGACTGGAACTGGCACCTGTTTATGGCTGTGCACTAAACTGCAAATGTTTGGAAAAATCAATGCAAAATCTACGCTGCTTTAAAACATACATTTCAAGAGTTTATAGGTTTTAACAAATGAAAgttaattgaaaatgtatGTTTGATTTATTTCGATATATATACCCGTATTAAAAAGTAAGTGGGAAATAGGAAAATCCTCATAACAAactatatttttcaaaattgtgctTTCTTTATTCTCTTACTGGTTTAATATATAAGTGCAATTTTTATCAAGGATTTAAAAATGTTACAAAAATGCATTATGCATTAAGATTTATTATGAATAGTGTTTTTTGGGACATTTTCTCACTGTGCTCCTGCTTGCCAGGCTCAAGTTGAGCTCATTGGCTCTTGTCCCGCTGCCAAAGTGGGTGCTCGTTGGCCATCAAATGCGGCTGCTAAGCTtgttgaatttgcatttaatgcgggcggctgccacgcccactcgccTCCACAAGTGCACAAGGAACACCAGCCACCCATCCACCGACTTTCCATCTTGGGGCAAGTGCAGTGAGATGTTTTCTGGCCACATACACGTGGTCACATCACAATTTGCTACCCAAAATCTAAAACCTTTCGCCACCACCCAACTCCAGGCGCTGCTCCTTCTGCATGTGAACATTTTGAGCAGATTTCACAGCCACAAAGTTTTTTAATATGCCGAACAGTTTGCCGGCATGGCTCATGAATATATGGCCACTACCCATGTATATGGCTAAAATCGGTGCGTACAGTAGTGCCCAACTAAGAAACTATTCAGATTGATTTCTTATACCAAACTTGAttatatatttcaataaaaaactgtTGTCTACGAAAcgttatatttaatattaacaaACTGGCTTTTTATGTTCTACATTTTTTAGCTATAGATCGTTCGTAAGTCTTTAAGCACACAATTTATCTTTTTCCTGCCACAACCAGCCAATTTAGATATAATATTTAGTGCCATTTACTTAGCCATGTCTGTATTTAGTGGTATTTGCTGGCATATTTATATACTTACGTCAAGGTGCTTTTCGCGGCTCAGAAAATGCTCGGCAACGTGAACGGGCAGAATGTTTTCCAGCAGTTTACGGTTATAAGCCTGCAGGTGCTCCATATCCTCCTTTTCCTCTGCGAAATGAACGAGAGCGGTGGAAAACAGCGGCGGAAACCCAGAAAAACGAGGGcaaaaaataagagaaaaaaacATAAGCGTGAAATTGAAATATCAGTTTATCAGTTTACCGAAGCGGAAAGTAAAAGCGCCAGAACAGAAAGCACAGGACTCAAAATACACATTTCCATTGCCCGAAAAAGGGAAAAGCCGgggaaaatgtttttcaatGCTCGTCTGTGTGGGTGGAAGTGCAATTGTGCACTAATACTAATGAAGTGGCTTATGCGCTGAAAGTTTTCCCAATCCCTCAGTCGCATTTCCTCGGAGGAATCATTTCAAATCACTGACAGTGTGTCAAAGCGGGAAAAGCGGCGTCATGAATGAAGGAAACTGGCTACCAACTTTCCAACTCCTGAATTTTAATCAGCAACATAATTTGATGGGTTTCTATTTGCCTTAACACAAAATTAGccaaattcgtttgttaattTCGGGTAGCTGTGTGTactaataatttaatatttaacttGGAAGTTTAAAATTACATGGGAGTATGTAATACGAAACTATAGAAATTATGATAATCAAGCAGAGAATTTATAGTAGCTTAGAATTGGTCTAACCTATTAACTTTTAGCTTTAATTtagtaaaaattattttataaataaagcatTTATGAAGCAAATCAAAATTGAGTTTATGAAATGTGCAAACTTCATAGATAGACAACTAAAAACGAACTCAAAAACTATTTACTTGAACGTTCTCTTTGACAGCTGTAACTTTGTAAACTGCATTTTCAAGTTGGGCACATGGACTTGTCCGTGGAA
Encoded proteins:
- the LOC6605968 gene encoding protein scarlet, with the translated sequence MSDSDSKRIDVEDPERVEQHELQVMPVGSTIEVPSLDSTPKLSKRNSSERSLPLRSYSKWSPTEQGATLVWRDLCVYTNVGGSGQRMKRIINNSTGAIQPGTLMALMGSSGSGKTTLMSTLAFRQPAGTVVQGDILINGRRIGPFMHRISGYVYQDDLFLGSLTVLEHLNFMAHLRLDRRVSKEERRLIINELLERTGLLSAAQARIGSGDDKKVLSGGERKRLAFAVELLNNPVILFCDEPTTGLDSYSAQQLVATLYELAQKGTTILCTIHQPSSQLFDNFNNVMLLADGRVAFTGSPQHALSFFANHGYYCPEAYNPADFLIGVLATDPGYEQASQRSAQHLCDQFAVSSAAKQRDMLVNLEIHMAQSGNFPFDTEVESFRGVAWYKRFHVVWLRASLTLLRDPTIQWLRFIQKIAMAFIIGACFAGTTEPSQLGVQAVQGALFIMISENTYHPMYSVLNLFPQGFPLFMRETRSGLYSTGQYYAANILALLPGMIIEPLIFVIICYWLTGLRSTFYAFGVTAMCVVLVMNVATACGCFFSTAFNSVPLAMAYLVPLDYIFMITSGIFIQVNSLPVAFWWTQFLSWMLYANEAITAAQWSGVQNITCFQESADLPCFHTGQDVLDKYSFNESNIYRNLLAMVGLYFGFHLLGYYCLWRRARKL